One window of Terriglobia bacterium genomic DNA carries:
- a CDS encoding acyl carrier protein — translation MEEVERELRSYVVGNFLFGRDDPSLGNGDSLMERGVVDSTGVLELIRHLETRYGIEVADEDLVPANLDSVSNLARFVLLRAGRLP, via the coding sequence ATGGAAGAGGTGGAGAGGGAACTGCGGAGCTACGTGGTCGGCAACTTCCTGTTCGGCCGGGACGATCCGTCGCTGGGCAACGGGGATTCCCTCATGGAGCGGGGCGTCGTGGACTCTACCGGCGTGCTGGAGCTGATCCGGCATCTCGAGACGAGATACGGCATCGAGGTGGCGGACGAGGACCTCGTTCCCGCGAACCTCGACAGCGTCTCCAATCTGGCCCGCTTCGTCCTTCTCAGGGCGGGGCGGCTTCCGTAG